Proteins encoded in a region of the Carassius auratus strain Wakin unplaced genomic scaffold, ASM336829v1 scaf_tig00214201, whole genome shotgun sequence genome:
- the LOC113091486 gene encoding ribonuclease inhibitor-like — protein MKTLFVLYYYFCFLHRLQSCNLTAQSCESLSSALQSSNSFLRELELSNNDLEDSGVKLLSDGLKSPNCQLEILRLQSCNLTAQSCESLSSALQSSNSFLRELELSNNDLEDSGVKLLSDGLKSPNCQLEILR, from the exons ATGAagacattatttgttttgtattattatttttgttttctacacAGGTTACAGAgctgtaatctcactgctcagtcttgtgagagtttgtcttcagctctacaGTCGTCAAACTCCTTTCTGAGAGAGCTGGAGCTGAGCAACAATGACCTGGAGGATTCTGGAGTGAAGCttctttctgatggactgaagagtccaaactgtcagctggaGATTCTGAG GTTACAGAgctgtaatctcactgctcagtcttgtgagagtttgtcttcagctctacaGTCGTCAAACTCCTTTCTGAGAGAGCTGGAGCTTAGCAACAATGACCTGGAGGATTCTGGAGTGAAGCttctttctgatggactgaagagtccaaactgtcagctggaGATTCTGAGGTAA